The nucleotide window CTTTGCCGAGATTGAGCGTCTGCCTTTGCCGGTAAAGGGGAAGGCGCGACGACCGAGTCAGAGTGTGGTTCGAATTGATGGGATTGACAATGTCCTGGTCAAGATGAGCAATTGCTGTCTGCCGATGCCGGGAGATAATATTGGTGGATTTATTACTTCGGGACGAGGGGTGTCAGTGCATAAGGCTGAGTGCCGTAATTTTCTGAACTCCGATCCCGATCGGCGGGTTTCTGTCCGGTGGGAACGGGAGGATTCCGGTAGCCACAAGGCAAAAATTCAGGTTGTCGCCCAGAACAGCAAAGGATTGCTGGTTGCTATCTGTAATCAGGTGAGTGCGGAGAATGCCGATATCCTTGATGTTGAGGCGCATTCGTCCAAGAAATCAATTCAAGCGACAGTTGATTTAGTGCTTGAGGTGACCGACAAAGAACATCTGTCGGTCATTCTCCAGCGACTAATGCAGGTGAAAGGGGTGTTGGAAGCGAGAAGGGTGTAGCGTATTACTTTTTGGCAACGAGAGGTTTTACTACAGCGCCGGAACGGATGCAACGGGTGCATACACGGGCGTGTGTGCCATTGCCGCTTTCAGTGGCCATTCTCACAGTTTGCAGATTGGGCAGCCAACGGCGACGGGTCTTGTTGTTTGCATGGCTGACGTTGTTACCGGTGGAGGGCTT belongs to Desulfobulbaceae bacterium and includes:
- the rpmB gene encoding 50S ribosomal protein L28 → MSKMCEICGKKPSTGNNVSHANNKTRRRWLPNLQTVRMATESGNGTHARVCTRCIRSGAVVKPLVAKK